A window of Chryseobacterium sp. IHB B 17019 genomic DNA:
GCTGCTGCATTAAAGGTAAGAACGTTTCCTGCCAGGCTGGAAGAAGCATCTAATTGCGCAGGTGTTACAAGAATTTTTCTTTTGTTTACCTGAGATACCATTTCTGTATTGGTTACGGAAGCATTCAGAACAGCTCTGTCTATATTCATTCCAGGGAAAGCATTAAAGTCTGCTCCGTTGTCATAATCGGTTATTTTCATTGGGTCACCATTATGCACAGCGATTCCAATAAAATCATTTGGATAATTGGTATCCATGTAGTGCATGGCAACAGCTCCTCTTGGGCAATATCCACACCATGTTCCCGTTCCTTCTTCTATCAGAACTTTTTTAGGAGAGTTCTGGCTTACTGTTTTGAATGAAGTGGCGAGAGTATTATCCGCAGGGCTACTGTCTGCCGCTCCATTTACCTGGGTTATAGTAACATTTATGGTTTTTTCTACAACAGAAGGGTAATTTACAGAAATCGTATGAGTGATAGTAGCTTGCTGACCTGTAGCAAGTGGTGTAGTTAAAGGAATTGTTGAAATATGGTCTGTAGTTCCGTCATTCCAGTTAGCAGTTATATTATTAATAGTTTCTGTACCGTTGTTTTTTACTGTTGCTTTTAAAGAATAGTTTGTATTAATAACACCATATTTGTCTAAAGTAACTTTTTGAAGGGCAATATCTTTAGCTGCAACAGTTTTTACATTAAGGTTATCTAAAATTAATGCATATTGATCATAGCAATCATAATGTCTGAAAGAAATGTAGACCTGCTGTCCGATATATGGTGTAAGATCAACTGATCTGCTTTGAGACCCTCCTGTAGCAACCGTTTCTGTGTAAACAGGTGTGGAAGCAATTATCGTCGCAGGAGTATTGGAGGTTGTCACATAAACAGAATATTTTTCGGCCGGATAGTAAGGAGCTGTAGCCATATCATATTCTAATGAGACACTGGTTGCAGTAACGGCACTTAAATTAATCAAAGGAGAGGTAATTAAGTTGTTGGGTGTTATTGCACTATTTGTTGCGTCAATATAAGAATAAGACACTAGTGATCCTGATCCAAAACTTGGGAAATCAGATGAAAAACTCTCATTATTCCATTGATAGCCATCATTATTCAGATCAGTGCTTGTCCAGCCATTAAGACCGGGGGTATTAAAATCCTGACTATAATAAGTCTGGGACTGGTGTATTCCAAATAGAAGAATACCCATAATAGTTAAAATTCTTTTCATGTTGTTTGATTTTTAATTTGTTAATGTTTATAAAAATTCGTAGTTGTTGTTTGTACCTATTTTTTCCTCACGTACATTGAGTACGGTTCCGTTTCCGTCTAATATCATCACTATGATTTTCAGGTTGTTGGTATTATATCCGGATGGAATATTGTATTGGAAAGATCTTGAATATTCATTCGAAACGGTCGTTTGTGCACCCGGAATTGGCTCTCCGTTGATGGATGTTAATTTGTCACGTAGAACATTGTGATGTACATAATTGTAAATCGTGCTGCCTCCTCCGTATAATGCGCTGATATAGTTTTTCTGATTATGCACCAGCTTGTCTTCCACTATAAAAGCGGCTATTTTCAGATTATTGAAATTGTCTGTGAAGAAAACCTTAGATTCTGCATTTACTGTATTTCCGGTAATTGAAGAATTTATTTTAATTCCTATTTTACTGTAAGCATTCAGCTGACTTAATGGAACCGACATATCGGTGTAGTTGGAATCATAAGGCCAGAGCGTATTCCTGTTGATATACATGGCAGGCCATTCTGTAACGTTTTTCAGGGTTTCCAGTTCTGTACTTGTTGCATTGGCCCATGGGTCCGTAGTGCCTTCAGGCCCGTGGATTCCTATAAAAACATAATCTTCTGTTTGAGCAGTAAGGTTGTCATGTCTTGCCAGAGCAATGGTACAGTATCCGCACCATGTTCCTGTGAAATCTTCATAGAGGATTCTGTGTTTAAAGGCAACTCCTTCATTTACAACCACATTTACAGAAATAGGGTTTACCGGAAGATCTTTATAGCTTGCCTTTACAGAATATGTTCCTTTTTCTGTAGGAGTAAAAATATTTCCGCTTATTGGTTGATTATTGACGAATATTTTACTCTCATTGGTGATATCATTGTTTAAGTTATCTTTTACCTTAAAAGTAAACGGTTTTCCTAATAGTTTTTCGTTCCCACCTTCGGAGGCTACGGAGATATAAGTCACCGTTGTGTTACCCTCATCGCTCTCTGAACCCCGACAGGAAAAGAGAATCAGGAGAACAAATGTCACTGTGGAAAGAAATAATAATCTTTTTTTCATCTTTTTATAAAATTTTAAATTAAATATTCAGTTCTCTATAATTTTATTAAACCTTAGGCTGTGAATTGGTTTATTTTTTACCGTTTCCAATTATCAAATAATTATAAATATTGTTATATTTTTATTTAATCTGTAACAAATGTAATTAAATATTTAATATTGTATAAAAAAATATGTATATATTTGAAAATAAAATTTTACAAGATGAAGAAATTAATACTCACGGGTTTGTTATTAAGTTTTAGCACGTATTATGCTCAGCAAATCCCAAATGTGTCTATCAGTAACCTGAATGGCGAGAAGCTGAATATTTCAAAAATAAATTCCTCAGAGCCTGTGGTTATGAGCTTTTGGGCAACATGGTGTCTACCTTGTATGGAAGAGCTAAATACGATTAATGAAAAAATTGAAGACTGGCAAAAAGAGGCGAAATTCAAAATGTACGCAGTTTCTACAGATGACGCCCGAACGACTTCAAAAGTGAAAACGGTTGTGAAAAGTAAAGGCTGGTCTTATAATATATTACTGGACCCGAATCAGACGCTGAAAAGAAGCTTGAATATTAATAGTATTCCTCATACAATCCTGGTTCATAAAGGGAAAGTAGTGTATTCACATATAGGATATTCTGCTGGTGATGAAGATGAACTGATTGCAAAAATTAAAGAATGTAACAATAATCTTTAATCAGTTTAATTGATGCATAACAAATTAATTACAGGGACACTATTACTTTTTAGTGCCCAATTACTTTGCCAGTTGACCGTAAATTTAGAATCAAATTCTCAATATTATATTGATGATAACAAGATTAAGCTTTCTGAAGCGGAAGTGGCGCAACGTTTTAGATCAAATAATTATCTCAATGCCAGTTATAAGTTAAAAGATTTCACATTTGGGGCACAGCTTGAATCCTACGAGCCTGAAGCACTTCTGAATTACAATCCTGCTTTCAAAAAAACTAATATAGGAACGTATTATATTAATTATTCCAACGAAAAATCGGGTATAGATGCTACTGTCGGCCATTTTTATGAACAATTTGGAAGTGGTCTGGCGCTGCGGCTTTGGGAAGATAAGCAGTTGGGAATTGCCAATTCACTTTTAGGAGGAAAAATTAAATATACAGATCCGGCGCAAATTGTTACATTAAAAGCGCTCCTCGGAAAACAAAGAACAGGATTTGGCTTAACGGAAGGACTTATTGGAGGTCTGGATGCTGAGGTAAGACTGGATTCTCTGATGAAATCCAATAAGTTGAGAACGAGTGTCGGTTTCAGCTATGTCAGTAAAAATGAAGATAATAAAGAAAACGATCTTAATCCTAAAAATGTAAGTATTTACGGGAGCCGCATAAAGATGGAATATTCTAAATTCGCCATGGAATTTGAATATCTGTACAAAACCAAAGATAATATAAAGCAGGTGACAACGCTGGATCCTAATAATATTTTCTCCGGAAATGCTTATTATCTTAATCTCTCGTATGCGACCAATAATTTTGGAATTATTGCAAATTTCAGAAGGCTGGAAAATTTCAATTTTTACTCCCAAAGAAACCAGATCGGAAATATTTATAATAATGCTGTTCTTAATTATGTTCCCTCACTTACAAAACAATTCGACTATAGCCTTGCGAACATCTATGTTTACCAGGCCCAGCCGCAGCTTACCTTCCTTTCTCAGAAAAAAGCAGGAGAAATAGGCTCGCAGTTCGACATTTTTTATAAAATCAAAAAAGGAACCCTTTTAGGTGGAAAATACGGGACAGATTTATCACTTAACATATCAAATTGGTATGGCCTGAAAGGCAAATACCGATCTTACATCAACGATGACAACAGCTATGAAACAGAATTTTTAAAGCTGGGCGAAAAATATTATTCTGATCAGAGCCTGGATATCAGAACCAGGTTGAAAGAAAACTGGAAGATTGCCCTCGTTTTTATTAATCAATATTACAATACGTATCGTACAGAAGAAACAACGGGGGAGGTAAAAGCACAAACTGTGGTTTTGGATAATATTTACAGATTTCCAAAAAGCTCTATAAAGATTGAGCTGCAACACCAATGGGCAGACGGATATCACGGAAATTGGGCCGCAGGTTTGGCGGAGTATAATTTTAAAAAACATTGGTCCGTATTTATCAATGATTTATACAATTACGGAAATTCTGATAAAGAAAAACAGATGCATTATTATACCGGAGGGCTGGTTTTCAGGAAAAACAGCACAAGAATTCAGGCGTCTTACGGCAGGCAGCGCGGAGGATTGTTGTGTGTAGGTGGAGTTTGCAGATTTGTTCCGGAAAGTGCAGGGTTTTCGCTTGGTATTAGCACCAATTATTAATTTAAATCTTTAAGTAATGTTACAAAAATTATTTTTTAACGAATCAAAAGGTAAACTATTGTTGCATATGGCTGTCCGCGGTTTGGTAATCGTTCAG
This region includes:
- a CDS encoding Omp28-related outer membrane protein, whose product is MKRILTIMGILLFGIHQSQTYYSQDFNTPGLNGWTSTDLNNDGYQWNNESFSSDFPSFGSGSLVSYSYIDATNSAITPNNLITSPLINLSAVTATSVSLEYDMATAPYYPAEKYSVYVTTSNTPATIIASTPVYTETVATGGSQSRSVDLTPYIGQQVYISFRHYDCYDQYALILDNLNVKTVAAKDIALQKVTLDKYGVINTNYSLKATVKNNGTETINNITANWNDGTTDHISTIPLTTPLATGQQATITHTISVNYPSVVEKTINVTITQVNGAADSSPADNTLATSFKTVSQNSPKKVLIEEGTGTWCGYCPRGAVAMHYMDTNYPNDFIGIAVHNGDPMKITDYDNGADFNAFPGMNIDRAVLNASVTNTEMVSQVNKRKILVTPAQLDASSSLAGNVLTFNAAATFRTNFTNANFRFAVVMVEDNVTGTTTGYNQSNYYSGGSAMGGYENLPNPVPASQMVYDHVGRMLLGGYSGQVGSIPATLTDGQTVNYTFTTTIPTTYNIANMKAVLLLLDATTGEVVNARSFLFNTLGTSTAQTNANYLTMYPNPATDYIKVQANYNVDLKFYDATGRLVLEKSQVSPDSRVSVEGLAKGVYLVSIKEKGSEPKTQKLIIK
- a CDS encoding Omp28-related outer membrane protein gives rise to the protein MKKRLLFLSTVTFVLLILFSCRGSESDEGNTTVTYISVASEGGNEKLLGKPFTFKVKDNLNNDITNESKIFVNNQPISGNIFTPTEKGTYSVKASYKDLPVNPISVNVVVNEGVAFKHRILYEDFTGTWCGYCTIALARHDNLTAQTEDYVFIGIHGPEGTTDPWANATSTELETLKNVTEWPAMYINRNTLWPYDSNYTDMSVPLSQLNAYSKIGIKINSSITGNTVNAESKVFFTDNFNNLKIAAFIVEDKLVHNQKNYISALYGGGSTIYNYVHHNVLRDKLTSINGEPIPGAQTTVSNEYSRSFQYNIPSGYNTNNLKIIVMILDGNGTVLNVREEKIGTNNNYEFL
- a CDS encoding TlpA family protein disulfide reductase — its product is MKKLILTGLLLSFSTYYAQQIPNVSISNLNGEKLNISKINSSEPVVMSFWATWCLPCMEELNTINEKIEDWQKEAKFKMYAVSTDDARTTSKVKTVVKSKGWSYNILLDPNQTLKRSLNINSIPHTILVHKGKVVYSHIGYSAGDEDELIAKIKECNNNL
- a CDS encoding DUF6029 family protein — translated: MHNKLITGTLLLFSAQLLCQLTVNLESNSQYYIDDNKIKLSEAEVAQRFRSNNYLNASYKLKDFTFGAQLESYEPEALLNYNPAFKKTNIGTYYINYSNEKSGIDATVGHFYEQFGSGLALRLWEDKQLGIANSLLGGKIKYTDPAQIVTLKALLGKQRTGFGLTEGLIGGLDAEVRLDSLMKSNKLRTSVGFSYVSKNEDNKENDLNPKNVSIYGSRIKMEYSKFAMEFEYLYKTKDNIKQVTTLDPNNIFSGNAYYLNLSYATNNFGIIANFRRLENFNFYSQRNQIGNIYNNAVLNYVPSLTKQFDYSLANIYVYQAQPQLTFLSQKKAGEIGSQFDIFYKIKKGTLLGGKYGTDLSLNISNWYGLKGKYRSYINDDNSYETEFLKLGEKYYSDQSLDIRTRLKENWKIALVFINQYYNTYRTEETTGEVKAQTVVLDNIYRFPKSSIKIELQHQWADGYHGNWAAGLAEYNFKKHWSVFINDLYNYGNSDKEKQMHYYTGGLVFRKNSTRIQASYGRQRGGLLCVGGVCRFVPESAGFSLGISTNY